The window CTACAATCACCACCGCGGACACACCGCGCTCGCAGGCAAACCACCCGCCAGCCGCGTCCCCAACCTCACAGGGCAATACACCTAGGGCCGGCCTAGCCCTCCTGCGAGGGCGGCCAGGCCTGGCCCCAGTCGGCGTCCCGCGCGGCCTTGTAGAGGTCCCCGTGGCGCTTGGTCACGTTGACCCGGGTCAGGCCTGACCCGTCGCCCTCCTCGGGACCGCACAGTTCCAGCAGGACGAGCCCCTTCCGGATCTGCGGCCTCCGTGTGATCCGGGAGGCGGCCGGCTCCGTCGGGAAGCGGGTCGCGGCGACGTAGCTGAACTTCTCGTCCTCGTACGGCAGCGAGCCGCCCTTGACCTGCCGGTGCAGGGAGGAGCGGCTGACCCGCGCCGAGAAGTGGCACCAGTCCTGACCCACCTCGATCGGGCAGGTCCCGTCGTGCGGGCACGGGGCGGCGACCCGCAGCCCGGCCTCGAGCAGCTGGTCGCGTGCCTCGCGGATGCGCAGGTACCCCTCGGGCGTGCCCGGCTCGATGAGCACCACGGCCCGGCCGGCCCGCGCCGCCTCGGCGACGACGGCCGTGCGCGCCGCGGGGTTCAGCTCGCCGAGTACGTACGACACCGTCACCAGGTCGGCGTCGGGGAGGTTCAGCCCCGCGCCGATGACGGCCCGCCGCCACTCGGCCCCGCGCAGCGCCTCCGAGGGGGAGGCCGCCGCCAGTTCCCGGCCGAGGGCCAGCGCCGGCTCCGCCCAGTCCAGCACGGTGGTCTCCCGCGGGCCGTCCCACGTGGCGTCCACCGCCCAGGTCGCGGCGCCGGTGCCGCCGCCCACGTCCACGTGCGAGCCCGGTGCCCAGTCGGGCGCCGCCTCGGCCAGCGCGTCCAGGGCGGCCCGTACGGCCTCGAAGGTGGCCGGCATCCGGTACGCCGCGTACGCCGCCACGTCGGAGCGGTCGCGGAGCACGGGTGCGTCGGTGGGGGTCCGCCCCCGGTAGTTGGCGATGAGGCGTTCGACGGCGGACGCGGCCTGCTTCGGGGGGAGGCCGTCGAGGAGGCCGCCGAGGGCCGTGCGGAGGGTTTCGGCGGAGGTGGGGGTGGAGGCGTTCACCTGGGAAGTTTACGGCGCGGCTGGGGGAGGCCCGGGGCTCGGCCCCGGACCCCGCGCCTCAATCGCCGGCGGGGCTCAAAGATCGGGGCTCCGCCCCGGGCCCCGCGCCTCAAACGCCGGCGAGGCTGAAAGAGCGCCTCAAACGCCGGCGGGGCTGGATTTGGGTGGGGCTGGGTTGGTTGGTGGAGGTGAGGGAGTTGTTCAGGCTGCGGAAACGCTGCGGCTCTGCCAGGGGCGGCAGAGGGTGAGGAAGGTGGTCAGGGCCAGGAGGGCGCAGGAGAGCTGGACGATCGCCATCGGGACCGCCGTGTGCTCGCCCGCGATGCCGACCAGGGGTGAGGCGATCGCGCCGACCAGGAACGAGGAGGTGCCGAGCAGCGCCGAGGCCGAGCCGGCCGCGTGCGGGGTCCGCATCAGGGCCTGTGCGTTGGTGTTCGGCAGCACGATGCCCATCGCCGACATCAGCACGAACAGCGCGGCCGCGATCGGGACCAGCCCGACCTCCCCGAACACCCCGGTCGACATCAGCAGCAGGGACACCGCGGCGGTCAGGACGGTCGCGAGCCCCACGGCCAGGGCCTTGTCCAGGCTGACCCGGCCGACCAGCAGCTTGCCGTTGATCTGGCCGACGGCGATCAGGCCGACGGAGTTGAGGCCGAAGAGCAGCGCGAAGGACTGCGGCGAAGCCCCGTAGATCTCCTGCATCACGAAGGGTGAGGCGGCGATGTAGGAGAAGAGCACCGCGAAGGCGAAGCCGCCGGTCAGGGTGTAGCCGGTGAACACGCGGTCGCCGAGCAGGCCGCGCATGGTCCGCAGCGCGGAGCCGACGCCGCCGGTGTGCCGCCGCTCGGGCGGCAGGGTCTCGTCGAGCCGGCGCCAGACCAGCAGGGTGAGCACCGCGCCGATGGCGGTGAGGACGACGAACACCCCGCGCCAGTCGGAGAAGCGGAGCACCTGGCCGCCGATGAGCGGGGCGACGATCGGGGCGGCCCCGGAGATGAGCATCAGGGTGGAGAAGAAGCGGGCCATCTCGTCCCCGTCGTACAGGTCGCGTACGACGGCCCGTGCGATGACGACGGCGGCGGCGCCGGCCAGGCCCTGGAGCAGCCGGAAGGCGATCAGCAGCTCCGCGGTCGGGGCGAGGGCGCACATCGCGGTGGCCAGGACGTAGACGACCATGCCGGTGAGCAGGGGCCGGCGGCGGCCCCACTGGTCGCTCATCGGGCCGATGACGAGCTGGCCCAGGGCCATGCCGGCGAGACAGGCGGTCAGGGTGAGCTGGATCGTCGCGGCCGGGCTGTTCAGGACGTCGGTGACCTGCGGCAGGGCCGGCAGGTACATGTCCATGGACAGCGGCGGGAGGGCGGAGAGCCCGCCGAGTATGAAGGTGACGAGCAGGCCCGTGCGGCGTGCGGCCGTCAGGGGCGCCTTGGTGGTGGGGGCGGAGGGCGATTCGGGCGACGAGTCGTGCGAGGGTGCCGTCGCGGGGCCTCTCTCCGGCATGCGGAACTCCAGTCTTCTCATCTGCTTTTGTGCACCCCTGACCGACCCATGCTCTCAGCAATCGGAACGTCCCGGGACCGGAGCGTGCTGTGACGTACCCTGCGGCCCCATGGACGAAAGTACGAAGAAGATCGCGGTGGTGACCGGTGCCGGCTCCGGGATCGGCCGCTCCGTGGCCCTGACCCTGGCCGCGGCGGGATGGGCCGTGGCCGTGGCCGGCCGCCGGACCGAGCCGCTGGAGGAGACCGCCGCGGCGGCCGGGGCCGGCGCGGACGTGCTGTGCGTACGGGCGGACGTGAGCGATCCGGACGACGTGGCTGGGCTGTTCGAGTCGGTACGCACCCGGTACGGACGCCTCGACCTGCTCTTCAACAACGCGGGAACCTTCGGGCCGGGCGGGGTCGCACTGGAGGACCTCACCTACGAGGCCTGGCGCTCGGTCGTGGACGTCAACCTGACCGGTGCCTTCCTCTGCGCGCAGGCCGCCTTCCGGCAGATGAAGCAGCAGGACCCGCAGGGCGGCCGCATCATCAACAACGGCTCCATCTCGGCGCACGTGCCGCGCCCTCACTCCGTCGCCTACACCGCGACCAAGCACGCGATGACGGGCCTGACGAAGTCCCTGTCGCTGGACGGGCGGCCGTACCGGATCGCCTGCGGCCAGATTGACATCGGCAACGCGGCGACCGAGATGACCGAGCGGATGCAGACCGGCATCCTCCAGGCCAACGGGCAGCTGGCCGTCGAACCGGTGATGGACGCCGCCGACGTGGCCCGCACGGTCCTGCACATGGCGGAGCTGCCGCTGGAGGCGAACGTGCAGTTCGCGACGGTGATGGCGACGTCGATGCCGTACATCGGCCGCGGCTGAGCCGTGGCCAAACCCCGTTGCCAGGGCGCGGGCGGGGCGACGATCATGACCGCATGACCGATATCGAGGTACTGCGCTACACCGCCTTCTCCCGCGACCCGGACGGCGGCAACCCCGCCGGGGTCGTGCCCGACGCGGCCGGGCTGGACGCGGACGCGATGCTGGCGATCGCCGCCGGGCTGGGATACAGCGAGACGGCCTTCCTGACCGCGCCGCCCGAGGGGCTCGGCGGCGAGCAGGGGCGGTCCTTCACCGTGCGCTACTTCAGTCCGAAGGCGGAGGTCCCGTTCTGCGGGCACGCGACCGTGGCCACCGCCGTGGCGCTGGCGGAGCGGATCGGGCCGGGGGAGCTGCTGTTCGCCACCCGGGCGGGGACCGTGCCGGTGTCCGTCACCTCCGAGGACGGGCGGCTGCGGGCCACGCTGACCAGCGTCGAGCCGCACACCGAGGAGATCGGCGCCGCCGACCTCGCCGAGGCGCTGGCCGCGCTGGACTGGCCGCAGGCCGACCTGGACCCGGCGTTCCCGCCCAGGATCGCCTACGCCGGGGCCCGGCACCTGGTGCTCGGCGCCGGGACCCGGGCCCGGCTCGCGGACCTCGCGTACGACTTCGCCCGGCTGGAGGCCCTGATGCGGCGCCTGGACCTCACCACGGTCCAGCTCGTGTTCCGGGCGGGTCCGGCGGAGTTCCACGTACGGAACCCCTTCCCGGTCGGCGGCGTCGTGGAGGACCCGGCCACGGGAGCCGCCGCGGCCGCCTTCGGGGCGTACGCCCGGGAGCTCGGCCTGATTCCGGCGGACGCCGTGCTCACCCTCCACCAGGGCGAGGACCTGGGCCGCCCGGGCGTGCTCACGGTGGAACTGCGCGAGGGGGAGGCGCGGGTGCGGGTGGGTGGCGAAGCCGTACGGATCGCGTGAGCGCGTACACCGGCACGCACCCGCGCCCGTGCGGCCCCGCTCCCGGGGGCTCCGCCCCGGGACCCCCGCGCCTCAAACGCCGGCGGGGCTGGACGTTCCTCGGCGGAGGCCGGAGGTGAGTCCCAGGATGCGTGTGCTCGGCTTTGTCGAGGCGGAGGTGCCCGCGGCCTTGGCCCGGCAGGTGGCCGTGCTGGAGGCGGGGGTGTGGCCGGGGTCCGCCCCGGGCCACGATCCGGCGCTCGCCCCGCGGGTGATGCTGCTGGTGGACGGGGCCGGGGCGGTCGCCGCCGCGTTGGCCCTGCTGTACAAGGAGATCCCGCTCGCCGGGCGGACGTACCGGGCGGCCGGACTCAGCGCGGTCGTCACCCGGCCGGAGCTGCGCGGCCGCGGGCTCGGCGGCCGGCTGGTCGCCGCGGCGCACGCCGAACTGGCGGCGGACCCGGCCGTGGACGTGGCGCTGTTCAGCTGCGACCGACCGCTGGCGCCGTTCTACGAGGCGGCCGGCTTCGCGCAGCTGCCCGGCACGGTGCTGGTGGGCGGGACCCCCGGGGAGCCGCTGGCCACCGACGCCCCGGGCTTCGACAAGGCGGTGCTGGCGGCCTTCTTCACGGACACCGCGGACCGGGACCGCGAGGCCTTCACCGGGGTCCGGGTCCCGCTCCACTCCGGACCCGTCGACCGGCTGTGGTGACGGCCGCCTGCGAGGGACCCGCCCCGCCGCCCCGCCGCCCCGCCGGTCAGCCGGCGGGCGCGGCGTCCGCGGGCTGCGCCTGCGCCCCGGCCGGGCGGCGGCGGTCGACGAGGAACAGCACCAGCACGGGGACCACGTACAGCGCCCACACCGTGAGCTGCAGGACGGTGGGGTCCGGCTGGAAGTTGAAGACGCCCTTGAGCACGGTTCCGTACCAGCTGTCCGGCGGGACGGCCGCGCTGACGTCGAAGGCCTTGTCGGCCAGGCCGCCCAGGAAGCGGGCCTCCTGGAGGTCGTGGATGCCGTACGCGAGCACGCCCGCGGCCACGACCACCAGCATGCCGCCGGTCCACTGGAAGAACTTCGCCAGATTGATCGTCAAGGCGCCCCGGTAGAAGAGGTACCCCAGCACGACCGCCGTGGCGATCCCCAGCAGCACGCCGATCAGCGGCGCCGAGGAGCCCTCGCCGCTGGCCCGTACCGACGCCCACACGAACAGCGCGGTCTCCAGCCCCTCGCGGCCGACGGCCAGGAAGGCGGTGGCGACCAGTGCGCCGGTGCCCATGGCCAGCGCCGCGTCGAGCTTGCCGTGCAGCTCGGCCTTCAGATGGCGCGCGGTGCGCTTCATCCAGAAGACCATCCACGTCACCAGGCACACGGAGACGATCGACAGGCCGCCGCCCAGCAGCTCCTGTGCCTCGAAGGTCAGCTCCTGGGTGCCGAATTCGAGCATCGCGCCGAAGGCGAGCGAGATCGCGCAGGCGATGGCGATGCCGAGCCACACCGGACGCAGGGCGTCCCGGCGCCCGGTCTTCACCAGGTACACGACGAGGATGCAGACGACCAGGCTGGCCTCCAGCCCCTCGCGCAGGCCGATCAGATAGTTGCCGAACACGGCGGTCATTCCTCTCCGGGCTCTGTGACGGGGACTACGCGAACAGCGTCCGGCCCCACCAGTCGTCCTGGTCGCGGACGCCCGGCGGGACGGCGAAGACGGCCGAACCCACGTGCTGGATGTATTCGTTGAGGACGTCGGACTTCGCCAGGCTGCGCTGCACCGGGACGAAGCCCTTGCGCACGTCCCGCTGATAGGCGAGGAAGAACAGGCCCGCGTCGAGGCGGCCCAGGCCGTCCGTGCCGTCGGTGAAGGAGTAGCCGCGGCGCAGCATCATCGCGCCGTTGTTGGTGTCCGGGTGCGCGAGACGGACGTGCGCCTCCGGCTTCATCGCCTTCAGGAAGGGCTCGTAGCGCTCGCTCTCACGTTTCCGGGCCGGACACGGCCCTGTCACGGACCCTCCACGGCCATCCCATGGACGGGTCAAATCGCGGTCAAACCCGGCTCCGCGGGCCACTGTTCGGACGGTGCGGACGGCGTGGCCGGTGCGGCTCCGCGTACGGGGACCACGAGCGGGGCCCCGGTGCGCGGGTGCGGGAGTACCTCGACCGGCTGCCGGTAGACCCGGCTGAGCAGAGCGTCCTCGAACACCTCGGCGGGCGGCCCGTCCGCGGCGATCCGCCCGTCGTGCAGGACGGCGGCCCGGTCCGCGTAGGCGGCGGCCAGCCCCAGGTCGTGCAGGACGACGACGACCGCGTCGCCGGCCTCGGCCCGCTCCCGGCAGATGCGCAGCACGAGTTCCTGGTGGCGCAGGTCGAGTGCGGCGGTGGGCTCGTCGAGCAGTAGCAGCGGGGCCCGCTGGGCCAGTACGCGGGCCAGCGCGACCCGGGCCCGCTCACCGCCGGAGAGGGCGGAGAAGGGGCGCGCGGCGAAGTCAGTGACCTCCGTGGCGGCCATGGCGGCGGCCACCGCCCGGTCGTCGCCCTCGGCGAAGGGGGTGCCGGCCCAGGGCGCGCGGCCCATCCGTACGACGTCCTCCACCGGGAAGGGGAAGGACAGCGCGGCCGACTGGGGCAGCACGGAGCGGCGCAGCGCGAGGTCCGGGGCGCTCCAGTCGCCCACCGGGCGGCCGTCGATCCGGATCACCCCGGAGGCGGCGGGCAGGTCGGCGGCGAGCGCGGCCAACAGGGTTGACTTGCCCGCGCCGTTCGGGCCGACCAGGGCCAGCACCTCACCGGCGCGGGCGGTCAGGTCGATGCCGGCGAGGACCTCGCGCTGCCCCAGCCGGACGTGCAGGCCGACGACTTCGGCGAAGGCGTCACCCGGGGCGGGCCGGGCCGGGACGGTCCTGCGCGTGCGGGTGAGCAGCCCGGTCAGCTTGCTGGTCACGCCCAACCTCCTTGCTTGCGGCGGGTGCGGCGCAGCAGCCAGAAGAAGAACGGGCTGCCGATCAGAGCGGTCAGGACGCCGAGCGGCAGCTCGGCCGGCTGGGCGAGGGTCCGGGCGGCGAGGTCGCCGCCGACCAGGACCACGGCGCCGGCGAGGGCGCTGCCGGGGACCAGGAAGCGGTGGCCGGGGCCGTTGGCCATCCGCAGCAGGTGCGGGACGAGCAGGCCGATGAAGGTGATGACGCCGGCGACGGCGACGGCGGCGGCGGTGAGCAGCGCGACGACCAGGATGAGGGCGAGGCGCAGCCGTTCCACGTCGATGCCCAGGTGGCGGGCGGGCCGTTCGCCGAGTGCGAGCAGGTCGAGCCGGCGGGCGTAGAGGGGGGCGACGAGCAGGCCGGCGAGGGCGCAGGGGAGGACGGCGAGCACCTTGGGCCAGGTGGCCTGGGCGAGGGAGCCGAGCTGCCAGAAGGTGATCTGGTTGACCTGGCCGCTGTCCGCGAAGAAGACGAACAGGCCGATGAGGGCGCCGGCGAAGGCGTTGACGGCGATGCCGGTGAGGATGAGCGTGACGACCTCGGTCTTCCCGCCGTTGCGGGAGAGGAGGTAGACGGCGCTGACGGTGATCAGGCCCGCGACGAACGCGCAGACGGTGATGGTCCAGTTGCCGAAGAAACTGAGGCCGAGGCCGATGGCGGCGACCGCGCCGACGGCGGCGCCGGCCGAGATCCCGATGACGCCGGGTTCGGCGAGGGGGTTGCCGAAGACGCCCTGCATGAGGGCGCCCGCGCAGCCGAGGCTGGCGCCGACGAGCAGGGCGAGGACGACGCGGGGGAGGCGTACGTTCCACAGCACGCTCTCGCCGACCCGGTCGAGGGGGGCGCCGCCGAGGCCCAGGTGGTGCTGGACGGAGGCGAGTACGTCGCCGAGGGGGATGTCGTAGGCGCCGACTCCTGCGGAGAGCAGGGCGAGGAGGAGCAGGGTCGCGGTGAGCGCGGCGGTGAGCAGCGGGGCCCTTCGGCTGCGCCGCTGCTTGACGGATCCGGCTGTGGCGGGGCCGGTTGCCTCCGGCAGGGCGGGCGTGGTGGGGCCGGTTCCGGCGGGGCCGGTTGCCTCCGGCAGGGTGGTTGTGGTGGGGCCGGTTCGGGCGGGGCCGGGCGTGCCGGTTGCCTTCGGCAGGGCCGTTGTGGTGGGGCCGGTTCCGGCGGGGTCCGTGCCGGTTGCCTTCGGCAGGGCCGTGGTGGTAGGGCCGGTTCCGCCGGGGCCGGGCGCGCGCCGGGGCGTCTCCTCGGGCGCCGAACGTGGCGGGGGGCCGGAGGGCGCGGGGTGGTTGCGTTCGGCGCCCTGCGGGGATCGCCCCGGCACACTCCCGACCCCGTCGGAACCGGCGGCAGATTGCTGCGGCACGCTCCCGACTTCGTCGGAGTCGGCGGGCTGTGGGGATCTCTCCGGCATGCTCCCGGCCCCGTTGGGGCCGGTGATGTCCGGCGACGGCGATCCTGCTGCGTTCCGGCCGGCGAGGCCACCGGCTTCGGGTTCGTGGAGGGTCACCTCAGGCGGCCTTGCCGTAGAGCTGGGCGATCAGGGTGGACAGCACCTGGTCGGTGCGGGGGCCGTAGTTGAGCAGGACGCCGTCGTCGACCGCGACCACGCGGCGGTCCATGCCGGCCGGGGTCTGCGCGACGCCCGGGATCTTGACCAGGCCGTCGACGCCGCCGACCGATTCGAGGCCCTTGGACATGACGAGGATCGCGTCCGGCGCGGCGGCCGCCAGGGCCTCGCTGGTGATGGGGGTGAAGTCCTTGCCGAGGCCGGACTCCTTGCCGGTGTCGACCGCGCCGGCCGCCTCCAGCAGGGAGGCGGCGCCGGAGTCCGATCCGCCGAGGAGGTAGACGGACGCGGTGCCGCGCAAGTAGAGGAAGGCCACCCGGGGCTGCTTCTTCGAGGCAGCCGGAATGTCCTTGCGGACGGCGGCGATCCGGTCGGCGGTGCGCTGGTTCAGCTGGGTGCCGGCCTCCTTGACGCCGAGCGCCGAGGCCACCGCGTCGATCCGCTTCGGTACGTCGTCCAGTGCTTTGGCGGGGGCGATGACCAGGACGGGGATGCCGGCGTCACGGATCTGCTGAATCGCTTCCGCGGGACCGCTGGTGGTCTCCGCCAGCACCAGCGTCGGGCGCAGGGAGAGCACGCTCTCCGCGGAGACGTCGTGGCCACGTGTCACCACCGGCAGCTGGGCGGCCTGTTCGAAGGTGGCCGTGATGTCGCGGGCGACGACCTGCTTGCCGAGGCCCAGCGTGTGGACGATCTCGTTGAGGCTGCCGGTCAGCGGGACCACCCGGT of the Streptomyces sp. NBC_01294 genome contains:
- a CDS encoding small ribosomal subunit Rsm22 family protein, which translates into the protein MNASTPTSAETLRTALGGLLDGLPPKQAASAVERLIANYRGRTPTDAPVLRDRSDVAAYAAYRMPATFEAVRAALDALAEAAPDWAPGSHVDVGGGTGAATWAVDATWDGPRETTVLDWAEPALALGRELAAASPSEALRGAEWRRAVIGAGLNLPDADLVTVSYVLGELNPAARTAVVAEAARAGRAVVLIEPGTPEGYLRIREARDQLLEAGLRVAAPCPHDGTCPIEVGQDWCHFSARVSRSSLHRQVKGGSLPYEDEKFSYVAATRFPTEPAASRITRRPQIRKGLVLLELCGPEEGDGSGLTRVNVTKRHGDLYKAARDADWGQAWPPSQEG
- a CDS encoding GNAT family N-acetyltransferase; the protein is MRVLGFVEAEVPAALARQVAVLEAGVWPGSAPGHDPALAPRVMLLVDGAGAVAAALALLYKEIPLAGRTYRAAGLSAVVTRPELRGRGLGGRLVAAAHAELAADPAVDVALFSCDRPLAPFYEAAGFAQLPGTVLVGGTPGEPLATDAPGFDKAVLAAFFTDTADRDREAFTGVRVPLHSGPVDRLW
- a CDS encoding heme/hemin ABC transporter substrate-binding protein, encoding MPTPAASHRFPRLALAAATLAFALTACGGTAANPSPSTPTRAAAPDRVEPLAAVPVPALPVTVPSADGAQVTVASADRVVPLTGSLNEIVHTLGLGKQVVARDITATFEQAAQLPVVTRGHDVSAESVLSLRPTLVLAETTSGPAEAIQQIRDAGIPVLVIAPAKALDDVPKRIDAVASALGVKEAGTQLNQRTADRIAAVRKDIPAASKKQPRVAFLYLRGTASVYLLGGSDSGAASLLEAAGAVDTGKESGLGKDFTPITSEALAAAAPDAILVMSKGLESVGGVDGLVKIPGVAQTPAGMDRRVVAVDDGVLLNYGPRTDQVLSTLIAQLYGKAA
- a CDS encoding FecCD family ABC transporter permease; the encoded protein is MPEATGPATAGSVKQRRSRRAPLLTAALTATLLLLALLSAGVGAYDIPLGDVLASVQHHLGLGGAPLDRVGESVLWNVRLPRVVLALLVGASLGCAGALMQGVFGNPLAEPGVIGISAGAAVGAVAAIGLGLSFFGNWTITVCAFVAGLITVSAVYLLSRNGGKTEVVTLILTGIAVNAFAGALIGLFVFFADSGQVNQITFWQLGSLAQATWPKVLAVLPCALAGLLVAPLYARRLDLLALGERPARHLGIDVERLRLALILVVALLTAAAVAVAGVITFIGLLVPHLLRMANGPGHRFLVPGSALAGAVVLVGGDLAARTLAQPAELPLGVLTALIGSPFFFWLLRRTRRKQGGWA
- a CDS encoding SDR family oxidoreductase, which translates into the protein MDESTKKIAVVTGAGSGIGRSVALTLAAAGWAVAVAGRRTEPLEETAAAAGAGADVLCVRADVSDPDDVAGLFESVRTRYGRLDLLFNNAGTFGPGGVALEDLTYEAWRSVVDVNLTGAFLCAQAAFRQMKQQDPQGGRIINNGSISAHVPRPHSVAYTATKHAMTGLTKSLSLDGRPYRIACGQIDIGNAATEMTERMQTGILQANGQLAVEPVMDAADVARTVLHMAELPLEANVQFATVMATSMPYIGRG
- the efeU gene encoding iron uptake transporter permease EfeU yields the protein MFGNYLIGLREGLEASLVVCILVVYLVKTGRRDALRPVWLGIAIACAISLAFGAMLEFGTQELTFEAQELLGGGLSIVSVCLVTWMVFWMKRTARHLKAELHGKLDAALAMGTGALVATAFLAVGREGLETALFVWASVRASGEGSSAPLIGVLLGIATAVVLGYLFYRGALTINLAKFFQWTGGMLVVVAAGVLAYGIHDLQEARFLGGLADKAFDVSAAVPPDSWYGTVLKGVFNFQPDPTVLQLTVWALYVVPVLVLFLVDRRRPAGAQAQPADAAPAG
- a CDS encoding PhzF family phenazine biosynthesis protein, which gives rise to MTDIEVLRYTAFSRDPDGGNPAGVVPDAAGLDADAMLAIAAGLGYSETAFLTAPPEGLGGEQGRSFTVRYFSPKAEVPFCGHATVATAVALAERIGPGELLFATRAGTVPVSVTSEDGRLRATLTSVEPHTEEIGAADLAEALAALDWPQADLDPAFPPRIAYAGARHLVLGAGTRARLADLAYDFARLEALMRRLDLTTVQLVFRAGPAEFHVRNPFPVGGVVEDPATGAAAAAFGAYARELGLIPADAVLTLHQGEDLGRPGVLTVELREGEARVRVGGEAVRIA
- a CDS encoding Bcr/CflA family multidrug efflux MFS transporter translates to MPERGPATAPSHDSSPESPSAPTTKAPLTAARRTGLLVTFILGGLSALPPLSMDMYLPALPQVTDVLNSPAATIQLTLTACLAGMALGQLVIGPMSDQWGRRRPLLTGMVVYVLATAMCALAPTAELLIAFRLLQGLAGAAAVVIARAVVRDLYDGDEMARFFSTLMLISGAAPIVAPLIGGQVLRFSDWRGVFVVLTAIGAVLTLLVWRRLDETLPPERRHTGGVGSALRTMRGLLGDRVFTGYTLTGGFAFAVLFSYIAASPFVMQEIYGASPQSFALLFGLNSVGLIAVGQINGKLLVGRVSLDKALAVGLATVLTAAVSLLLMSTGVFGEVGLVPIAAALFVLMSAMGIVLPNTNAQALMRTPHAAGSASALLGTSSFLVGAIASPLVGIAGEHTAVPMAIVQLSCALLALTTFLTLCRPWQSRSVSAA
- a CDS encoding heme ABC transporter ATP-binding protein; its protein translation is MTSKLTGLLTRTRRTVPARPAPGDAFAEVVGLHVRLGQREVLAGIDLTARAGEVLALVGPNGAGKSTLLAALAADLPAASGVIRIDGRPVGDWSAPDLALRRSVLPQSAALSFPFPVEDVVRMGRAPWAGTPFAEGDDRAVAAAMAATEVTDFAARPFSALSGGERARVALARVLAQRAPLLLLDEPTAALDLRHQELVLRICRERAEAGDAVVVVLHDLGLAAAYADRAAVLHDGRIAADGPPAEVFEDALLSRVYRQPVEVLPHPRTGAPLVVPVRGAAPATPSAPSEQWPAEPGLTAI